From one Neofelis nebulosa isolate mNeoNeb1 chromosome 4, mNeoNeb1.pri, whole genome shotgun sequence genomic stretch:
- the LOC131509572 gene encoding immunoglobulin lambda-1 light chain-like, with translation MHPGGLLPAGAMVRSLWSSVHLTGLGAMLGPLAFLGAFLFLGGLAETRLEQPALIMKRTGSSAILSCRARTKVSYIHWYRHQEGKAVQRLLIVALYRSYVQTDSILKGDKVMAKRGTDGSSCNLLLQKLEKSDEGVYYCAAWEGSYWTWNGYGWKNHKVFGPGTLLRVTDKRPDEDTSPKPTISLPSVAERKLHKAGTYLCLLEDFFPDVIKIDWKEKNGRAILKSQQGNTMKTKDTYMKYTWLTVSEESMGKEHKCVIRHEKNKGGVDQEILFPSINTDLVAATGSEVDIHGHLETTRNTRVVTVNPWSSLYSSPFSRAIDLTVINSTKASLKDENDPLQLQLVNTSAYCTYLLFLVKSMVYTVITAIHLLGRAALCDNGKSS, from the exons ATGCACCCAGGTGGTCTCCTCCCAGCAGGTGCAATGGTGAGGTCACTCTGGTCTTCTGTGCACCTCACAGGATTAGGAGCCATGCTGGGTCCCCTTGCCTTTCTGGGCGCCTTCCTGTTTCTGG GCGGCCTGGCGGAAACCAGACTGGAGCAGCCGGCCTTGATCATGAAGCGAACCGGCAGCTCAGCCATCCTGTCGTGCAGGGCGAGAACCAAGGTCAGCTACATCCACTGGTACCGCCACCAGGAGGGCAAGGCTGTTCAGAGGCTCCTCATAGTGGCACTGTACAGATCATATGTACAAACGGATTCGATCCTGAAAGGGGACAAGGTCATGGCCAAGAGGGGCACGGATGGCAGCAGCTGTAACCTGTTGCTGCAGAAGCTGGAGAAGAGTGACGAGGGCGTGTATTACTGTGCTGCCTGGGAAGG ATCTTACTGGACA TGGAATGGGTATGGCTGGAAGAACCACAAAGTGTTCGGTCCTGGCACACTGCTCAGGGTTACAG ATAAAAGGCCTGATGAGGACACTTCCCCCAAGCCCAcaatttctcttccttcagttGCTGAAAGAAAACTTCATAAGGCTGGAACATATCTTtgtcttcttgaggattttttccCTGATGTTATCAAGATagattggaaagagaaaaatggcagagCAATTTTGAAATCCCAGCAGGGAAACACCATGAAGACGAAGGACACATACATGAAATACACCTGGCTGACCGTGAGTGAAGAGTCAATGGGTAAAGAACACAAATGTGTCATCAGACATGAGAAGAATAAAGGAGGTGTTGATCaagagattctgtttccttcaaTAAACACAG ATTTGGTGGCAgcgacaggatctgaagtggacatCCACGGGCATTTAGAGACAACGCGAAACACAAGGGTGGTAACTGTGAACCCTTGGAGTTCACTATATTCCTCACCGTTTTCAAGGGCTATAG ATCTCACTGTTATTAACTCTACAAAAGCTTCTCTGAAAGATGAAAATG ACCCCCTGCAGCTGCAGCTCGTGAACACCTCTGCCTACTGCACCTACCTCCTCTTCCTCGTCAAGAGCATGGTCTACACCGTCATCACCGCCATCCATCTGCTTGGGAGAGCGGCACTCTGTGACAATGGGAAGAGTTCCTGA